One part of the Armatimonadota bacterium genome encodes these proteins:
- a CDS encoding DUF4129 domain-containing protein — protein MIRLAAAVAVIALSACAAAARPLTSGEYARAVADAAAGFDQAAASGKRDGAAAKRALASLPVQARVQSPDGAVMVVDNRRLIQALRRQVGSREGIPAAAAALRSLDHVVTARAQPAPARARDVLAQILRRREFRPGRIQVLWARIGRVLERVIEKVGRLLGRVFDALTRFAPALPRQVWRVAVIVLLAAAAGAALFLVVRLVLLMMPDRPRPVRAKAPVQAPVHPSAAWLADAEAAAGVRDYRSAIRALHMAALVRLDEAGLVRYVDSRTDGRFVTALREGGRHELAQAVAALGLVFAVAWYGLGSAGADEYAVARSHWNLLEAGTTA, from the coding sequence GTGATACGCTTGGCGGCCGCGGTGGCCGTCATTGCGCTGAGCGCTTGCGCCGCTGCGGCCCGACCATTGACCTCCGGCGAATACGCACGGGCCGTGGCTGATGCGGCGGCAGGCTTCGATCAGGCGGCTGCCTCCGGCAAGCGCGACGGGGCGGCGGCCAAGCGGGCGCTAGCCAGCTTGCCCGTACAGGCCCGGGTTCAAAGCCCGGACGGCGCAGTGATGGTGGTGGACAACCGGCGCCTGATCCAAGCGCTGCGCCGGCAGGTTGGCAGCCGCGAGGGCATTCCCGCCGCCGCCGCCGCTTTGCGCAGCCTCGACCACGTGGTGACAGCGCGCGCCCAGCCGGCGCCGGCACGGGCCCGAGACGTGCTCGCGCAGATCCTGCGCCGCCGCGAGTTTCGGCCCGGCCGGATCCAGGTGCTATGGGCGCGCATTGGGCGCGTGCTGGAGCGGGTAATCGAGAAGGTGGGCCGTCTCCTGGGTCGCGTCTTCGACGCCCTGACTCGTTTTGCGCCGGCGCTGCCGCGGCAGGTCTGGCGAGTGGCGGTGATCGTGCTGCTGGCGGCGGCCGCGGGCGCGGCTCTGTTCCTGGTTGTACGCCTGGTGCTGCTGATGATGCCGGATCGGCCTAGGCCGGTGCGCGCGAAGGCCCCCGTGCAAGCGCCAGTCCATCCCTCCGCAGCCTGGCTCGCCGATGCCGAGGCTGCGGCCGGCGTCCGGGACTATCGCAGCGCGATTCGCGCGCTGCACATGGCGGCGCTCGTGCGGCTGGACGAGGCCGGCCTGGTCCGCTACGTGGACTCGCGCACCGACGGACGCTTCGTGACCGCCCTGCGCGAGGGCGGACGGCACGAGCTGGCTCAAGCCGTGGCCGCGTTGGGCCTGGTGTTCGCCGTCGCCTGGTATGGGCTGGGGTCG